The Narcine bancroftii isolate sNarBan1 chromosome 6, sNarBan1.hap1, whole genome shotgun sequence genome window below encodes:
- the scdb gene encoding LOW QUALITY PROTEIN: stearoyl-CoA desaturase b (The sequence of the model RefSeq protein was modified relative to this genomic sequence to represent the inferred CDS: inserted 2 bases in 1 codon), which yields MQCDPVFRKVSAGCLIDPLSFSFFAPHSVHQXSPQSPAMSPAARSQPPAADPFQFVDDRPPVDDAFDTTYVEKKAKPPMKLVWRNIVLMGALHLSALYAVTLLPLAKPLTWLWATFCFLLSALGVTAGAHRLWSHRCYTATTPLRVFLAVANSMAFQNHIYEWARDHRVHHKFSETDADPHNASRGFFFSHVGWLMVRKHPDVIEKGKKLDLSDLRADPVVMFQKKYYKPSVVLLCFVLPTFVPWYFWDETLWTSYFLAAILRYTLVLNATWLVNSAAHMFGNRPYDQTINPRENRFVAFGAIGEGFHNYHHTFPYDYSTSEYGWRGNITTCFIDAVCWLGLASNCKRASREVVMARRRRTGDGSIRSG from the exons ATGCAATGCGATCCCGTCTTCCGAAAAGTATCAGCCGGCTGCCTGATTGATCCGCTTTCATTCTCTTTCTTCGCCCCCCACTCTGTCCATCA TAGCCCCCAGTCGCCCGCGATGAGTCCCGCCGCCCGCAGCCAGCCGCCGGCCGCCGACCCCTTCCAGTTCGTGGACGACCGCCCCCCGGTCGACGATGCCTTCGACACCACGTATGTGGAGAAGAAAGCCAAGCCGCCCATGAAGCTGGTGTGGCGGAACATCGTGCTGATGGGGGCCCTCCATCTCTCGGCCCTGTACGCCGTCACCCTGCTGCCTTTGGCCAAGCCTCTAACGTGGCTCTGGG CCACCTTTTGCTTCCTACTGAGCGCCCTCGGGGTGACAGCGGGAGCCCACCGACTCTGGAGCCACCGGTGCTACACAGCCACCACGCCACTCAGAGTGTTCCTGGCTGTGGCCAATTCAATGGCCTTTCAg AACCATATTTATGAATGGGCAAGGGACCATCGGGTTCATCACAAGTTCTCAGAGACGGACGCTGATCCTCACAATGCCTCGCGTGGGTTTTTCTTCTCTCACGTCGGTTGGCTAATGGTTCGAAAACATCCGGATGTGATcgaaaaggggaagaagctggacCTCAGTGACCTGAGGGCAGACCCTGTTGTCATGTTTCAAAAAAA ATACTATAAACCCTCAGTGGTGCTACTGTGCTTTGTCCTCCCAACATTTGTTCCATGGTATTTCTGGGATGAGACCCTTTGGACATCCTACTTCCTGGCTGCCATTCTGCGGTACACATTGGTGCTGAATGCCACGTGGCTGGTGAACAGTGCAGCCCACATGTTCGGGAATCGACCTTATGACCAAACAATTAACCCCCGGGAGAACAGATTTGTGGCATTTGGGGCAATAG GAGAAGGTTTCCACAACTATCATCACACGTTCCCCTACGACTACTCGACCAGCGAGTATGGCTGGCGAGGGAACATCACCACCTGTTTCATCGACGCTGTGTGCTGGCTTGGGTTGGCCAGTAACTGTAAGAGGGCCTCGCGGGAGGTGGTCATGGCCCGCAGGAGGAGAACTGGCGACGGCAGCATTAGAAGTGGCTGA